The proteins below are encoded in one region of Equus przewalskii isolate Varuska chromosome 1, EquPr2, whole genome shotgun sequence:
- the RNASE1 gene encoding ribonuclease pancreatic isoform X7 → MAQEKSLILFPLLVLVLLVLGCVQLSLGKESPAMKFERQHMDSGSTSSSNPTYCNQMMKRRNMTQGWCKPVNTFVHEPLADVQAICLQKNITCKNGQSNCYQSSSSMHITDCRLTSGSKYPNCAYQTSQKERHIIVACEGNPYVPVHFDASVEVST, encoded by the coding sequence ATGGCTCAGGAGAAGTCTCTCATCCTGTTCCCACTGCTGGTCCTGGTGCTGCTGGTGCTGGGGTGTGTCCAGCTTTCCCTCGGCAAGGAATCACCGGCCATGAAGTTTGAGCGGCAGCACATGGACTCAGGCAGCACCTCCAGCAGTAACCCCACCTATTGCAACCAAATGATGAAGCGACGGAATATGACACAGGGATGGTGCAAGCCCGTGAACACCTTTGTGCATGAGCCCCTGGCAGATGTCCAGGCCATCTGCCTCCAGAAAAACATAACCTGCAAGAACGGGCAGTCCAACTGCTACCAGAGCAGCTCCAGCATGCACATTACAGACTGCCGCCTCACAAGCGGCTCCAAGTACCCTAACTGTGCATACCAGACCAGCCAGAAAGAGAGACACATCATCGTGGCCTGTGAGGGGAACCCGTATGTGCCAGTCCACTTCGACGCTTCTGTGGAGGTCTCCACTTGA
- the RNASE1 gene encoding ribonuclease pancreatic isoform X6, translating to MEEMRRGRSSERRGLLRGSEATMAQEKSLILFPLLVLVLLVLGCVQLSLGKESPAMKFERQHMDSGSTSSSNPTYCNQMMKRRNMTQGWCKPVNTFVHEPLADVQAICLQKNITCKNGQSNCYQSSSSMHITDCRLTSGSKYPNCAYQTSQKERHIIVACEGNPYVPVHFDASVEVST from the coding sequence GCTCCTCAGGGGTAGTGAGGCCACCATGGCTCAGGAGAAGTCTCTCATCCTGTTCCCACTGCTGGTCCTGGTGCTGCTGGTGCTGGGGTGTGTCCAGCTTTCCCTCGGCAAGGAATCACCGGCCATGAAGTTTGAGCGGCAGCACATGGACTCAGGCAGCACCTCCAGCAGTAACCCCACCTATTGCAACCAAATGATGAAGCGACGGAATATGACACAGGGATGGTGCAAGCCCGTGAACACCTTTGTGCATGAGCCCCTGGCAGATGTCCAGGCCATCTGCCTCCAGAAAAACATAACCTGCAAGAACGGGCAGTCCAACTGCTACCAGAGCAGCTCCAGCATGCACATTACAGACTGCCGCCTCACAAGCGGCTCCAAGTACCCTAACTGTGCATACCAGACCAGCCAGAAAGAGAGACACATCATCGTGGCCTGTGAGGGGAACCCGTATGTGCCAGTCCACTTCGACGCTTCTGTGGAGGTCTCCACTTGA
- the RNASE1 gene encoding ribonuclease pancreatic isoform X4: MEEMRRGRSSERRGSAFQGLSDCRNWPFSCLRDQARDPARLLRGSEATMAQEKSLILFPLLVLVLLVLGCVQLSLGKESPAMKFERQHMDSGSTSSSNPTYCNQMMKRRNMTQGWCKPVNTFVHEPLADVQAICLQKNITCKNGQSNCYQSSSSMHITDCRLTSGSKYPNCAYQTSQKERHIIVACEGNPYVPVHFDASVEVST, encoded by the exons GTCCGCATTCCAGGGATTGAGTGATTGCAGAAACTGGCCTTTCAGCTGTCTCAGAGACCAAGCTAGAGACCCAG cTAGGCTCCTCAGGGGTAGTGAGGCCACCATGGCTCAGGAGAAGTCTCTCATCCTGTTCCCACTGCTGGTCCTGGTGCTGCTGGTGCTGGGGTGTGTCCAGCTTTCCCTCGGCAAGGAATCACCGGCCATGAAGTTTGAGCGGCAGCACATGGACTCAGGCAGCACCTCCAGCAGTAACCCCACCTATTGCAACCAAATGATGAAGCGACGGAATATGACACAGGGATGGTGCAAGCCCGTGAACACCTTTGTGCATGAGCCCCTGGCAGATGTCCAGGCCATCTGCCTCCAGAAAAACATAACCTGCAAGAACGGGCAGTCCAACTGCTACCAGAGCAGCTCCAGCATGCACATTACAGACTGCCGCCTCACAAGCGGCTCCAAGTACCCTAACTGTGCATACCAGACCAGCCAGAAAGAGAGACACATCATCGTGGCCTGTGAGGGGAACCCGTATGTGCCAGTCCACTTCGACGCTTCTGTGGAGGTCTCCACTTGA